One Negativicutes bacterium genomic window carries:
- a CDS encoding orotate phosphoribosyltransferase translates to GFVIKPGERVLIVEDIVTTGGSIKEVLDVVLEQGGIPVGIGMLVDRSGGKASFGEVPYKALLNLDVTTYDPSNCPLCKENIPMTKRGSRKL, encoded by the coding sequence CGGTTTTGTGATTAAACCGGGTGAAAGAGTACTAATCGTTGAAGACATTGTAACAACCGGAGGATCAATTAAGGAAGTTTTAGATGTAGTGCTTGAGCAAGGTGGAATTCCGGTTGGTATTGGGATGTTAGTTGATCGTAGTGGCGGAAAAGCTAGCTTTGGTGAAGTTCCTTATAAAGCTTTGTTAAACTTGGATGTAACTACCTATGACCCTAGCAATTGTCCGCTATGTAAAGAAAATATTCCGATGACTAAACGTGGTAGTCGTAAGTTATAA